The genome window GTTCCGGTTTTCACAGGGACAAGCCACGACGTAATGCCTGTATACATCCGGCTTTATCAACAAAAAATTTGTTTTTCAAGCCCGTCTTATATAGAGCCAAATATAAGAATACAAATGAGCATATGCGGATTGTGGTCAGTGTTACAAATAAAAACCACAGGATTTCCATTTATCCTGTGGTTTTTAATCGAAGACTGGCCCAGGAAAAAATTATTCTCCCTTGAATTTTGGCTGGCGCTTTTCAATAAACGCTGTAAATCCTTCCACAGCATCCATTGATTTCATAACAATCTCAGTCATTTCAGCCTCAACTTTTAATCCAGCATCTACGCCCTCATATATCCCTGCTGACATGGCCTTAAGAACTCCGGAAACTGCAAGAGGAGGTCTTGCCACCATTTTTTCCGCAAACTCCATGGCTTTTTCAATGAGTTTCCCAGCTGGGACAACTTCGTTAACAAGGCCAGCCTCAAGGGCTTCATGAGCCGACAAACGCTGGCTGAAAAGAATCATATCAAGAGCCTTAGCCCTGCCTGTAATCATCATGAGACGCTGTGTTCCTCCCCATCCTGGAATAATGCCGAGATTAAGCTCTGTGAGACCTATCCTTGCCTGTTCATTATCCGTCATTATTCTGAAATGGCAGCACATAGCAAGCTCAAGCCCGCCGCCGAGAGCATGTCCGTTTATCGCTGCAATAACAGGTTTAGAAAAACGGTCAACACGGCGCCATAGAGTCCTGCCCATTGAGGCAGTCTTTTCTGCATTTGCAGCATCACTTACATCAAATCCTGCTGAAAAACACTTCTCACCAGCGCCTGTGATTATGATGGCCCTTATATTCTTATCATTTTCCACATCATTGACAGCCTTTTCAAAATCTTCCATTAATCCGAGGTTCCATGAATTTGCAGACGGCCTGTTAATGGTGATGGTCGCAACATGATTGTTTTTTTCGAGCAGAACGTTTTTAAGATCCATTTTTTCTCCGTATAATCTGGTGGTCTGTTGTTGTGAAATAGAGGCTTCAAAGCCATAAACATCTGTTTCTTTTTATGAATCCTGGTATCTGAAAAATCTCCTTACCGCATCACCAAGCATATGCCATCAAGGGAAATTTTCTTTTTTCTTCGATCTTATCCAAACAAGCAAATATTGATGGTCTCGCAAAAAGTCAAAAAAGGGCTTCGGCGTCATGCCGGACTTGATGCGGTATCTTTGTATTTTCAGTTACTTCTGGATTTCAGCCTGCGCCGGAATCCAGAAGAACTATGTACTTATTAGCTGAACATTGTTAATTTACAAACATAAAGTTTGAGGATCTATAAAAAAGTCAGAAAATGGCTTCATCGTCATGCTTGATGCGGCATCTTTGTGTTTTCAGATACTTCTGGATTGAGGCTCCCGTTTTTCATCGGGACAGGCCACGCAGGAATGACGGTAATCGTATTTTTTGCGAGTTCAGATAATTGATGCTAACTAAGATTTTGTTGAAGTTTCGGCATGATGATATTACTCATTTAAATTATAGCCATACCGTGGTTTTTCCTGTTGAAGTTTTTATGTATCTTAATTAAATGAATATTCAATTAAGAATTTTCTTCCAAGGAATATCTGAAGCATGATGGTTTTCGAGCGACTTCTTTATGAAATATCATCCAAGTTTGTAAATCTGCCTGCGTCTGAGGTCGATCAGGAGATCAATGACGCCATTCGGCAGGTTGTCGAATTTTTAGGCATAGACCAGAGCGTTTTCGGTGAATTCAAGGACGACGGAAACTCACTTCAGATAAGCCATGGATTCACCGCGCATATATGGCCTGAAACGCCCGGAATCATACTCAATTCAATAGTTCCTAATATTATACAAAGGCTGAAACGCGGAGAAGTGGTCAATCTTTCCAAGCTGCCCGCAGATATCCCTGAAGATTGGAAAGAAGAAAGGGAGTATGCTGAAAGGGTCGGCCTGAAATCATGCGTTGGCATAAGCCTCAAGATCGGAGGTTCTGTTCTTGGAGTAATTATTTTTGAATCATATAGAAAATATCAGAACTGGACAGAACAGTCCATCCAGCATATGCGTCTGCTTGCCCAGATTTTTGCCAGCGCTCTTGAAAGAAAACAGACAGATATCAAACTTAGAAAAGCGTTTAAAAAAATTCATGAACTGTCAGAGCATCTCAAGGCTGAAAACAGATATCTGCGTGAAACCATAATAAGCCAGACCCGTTATGAGAACGTGATAGGAAAAAGTCAGGCCATAAGGCAGGTGCTTGGTAAAATTGAGCAAGTCGCAGGAACTGATTCCACTGTACTGCTTCTTGGCGAGACAGGAACTGGCAAGACCATGTTCGCACAGCTTGTCCACATGCTCAGCAAACGCAAGAAAAAAACCATGATCAAGGTAAACTGCGCAGCTGTTCCGGGGAATCTTCTGGAAAGCGAATTTTTCGGCCATGAAAAGGGTGCGTTTACTGGCGCTGCCGCAAGAAAAATCGGACGTTTTGAGATAGCTAATGGTTCGACCCTTTTTCTGGATGAAATAGGAGAACTGCCCCTTGATCTTCAGGCCAAGCTGTTAAGGGTTCTTGATGACGGAGAATTTGAAAGACTCGGAAGCGCCTATCCCATAAAAGTTGACGTCAGGATCATTGCTGCCACAAACAGAGACCTCTTCAAAATGGTTCATGAGGGCAGGTTCAGATCTGATCTTTTTTACCGCCTCAATGTTTATCCGGTTCATGTGCCTCCTCTAAGGGCAAGAAATGAAGACATTCCTGATATGGTATGGGCATTTGTGAAAGAATTTTCCAAATCCATGGATCGGAGCATTAAACACATTTCTGAAAAAGACATGGAAGCAGTTATAAATTACCACTGGCCCGGAAATATCAGGGAACTGAAAAACGTGGTGGAAAACGCCATGATATCAAACCAGGGAGAAACCCTCCACATCCAGCCCCCTGAAAATACACAAATAGATGCACGCAAAGCCCTCAGCTTTGAAGATGCTGAAAGGGATCACATAATAACAGTTCTTAAAAAAACAGGAGGGCGCATCAAAGGCATTGGCGGTGCGGCCGAAATTCTTATGCTCAAACCATCCACGCTTTATTCCAAGATGAAAAGGCTTGGAATTTCTCCTGATATGACCATAGAATCATAAGTGGCCTGAGATGCCCATGAGCTTCATCAGCTTGCTGACATGTCCACGCCCAATCTCATCCCTTTCTGGCAAAGTTTATAAGCTATTCTGC of Desulforegula conservatrix Mb1Pa contains these proteins:
- a CDS encoding enoyl-CoA hydratase/isomerase family protein; this translates as MDLKNVLLEKNNHVATITINRPSANSWNLGLMEDFEKAVNDVENDKNIRAIIITGAGEKCFSAGFDVSDAANAEKTASMGRTLWRRVDRFSKPVIAAINGHALGGGLELAMCCHFRIMTDNEQARIGLTELNLGIIPGWGGTQRLMMITGRAKALDMILFSQRLSAHEALEAGLVNEVVPAGKLIEKAMEFAEKMVARPPLAVSGVLKAMSAGIYEGVDAGLKVEAEMTEIVMKSMDAVEGFTAFIEKRQPKFKGE
- a CDS encoding sigma-54-dependent Fis family transcriptional regulator — protein: MMVFERLLYEISSKFVNLPASEVDQEINDAIRQVVEFLGIDQSVFGEFKDDGNSLQISHGFTAHIWPETPGIILNSIVPNIIQRLKRGEVVNLSKLPADIPEDWKEEREYAERVGLKSCVGISLKIGGSVLGVIIFESYRKYQNWTEQSIQHMRLLAQIFASALERKQTDIKLRKAFKKIHELSEHLKAENRYLRETIISQTRYENVIGKSQAIRQVLGKIEQVAGTDSTVLLLGETGTGKTMFAQLVHMLSKRKKKTMIKVNCAAVPGNLLESEFFGHEKGAFTGAAARKIGRFEIANGSTLFLDEIGELPLDLQAKLLRVLDDGEFERLGSAYPIKVDVRIIAATNRDLFKMVHEGRFRSDLFYRLNVYPVHVPPLRARNEDIPDMVWAFVKEFSKSMDRSIKHISEKDMEAVINYHWPGNIRELKNVVENAMISNQGETLHIQPPENTQIDARKALSFEDAERDHIITVLKKTGGRIKGIGGAAEILMLKPSTLYSKMKRLGISPDMTIES